The following is a genomic window from Amycolatopsis acidiphila.
TCGCCGGGAAGGTCCGGTTCCTGTTCCAGCCAGCCGAGGAGGGCGGCCGCGGCGCGCGGGCGATGCTCGGCGCGGGCGTGGTCGACGGCGTGGACCGGTTCGCGGCACTCCACCTGGGCCTGGACCTGCCGGCGGGCACCGTGGCGGCGGGCATCACGGGCATCTTCGCGACGACCAAGATGCGCGCGCGGTTCACCGGCGTCGCCTCGCACGCCGCGGCCGCGCCCCAGGACGGCCGCAACGCGCTGCTCGCGGCGGCGACGGCGGTGCTCGGGATCCACGGGCTGCCGCGGTTCTCGACCGCCGACACCCGGGTCAACGTGGGCACCCTGCGGGCCGAGGGCAACGTGAACATCGTGCCGGCGCTGGCCGAGCTGACGTGTGAGGCACGGTCGCGGGACGGCGCGGTGAACGCCGAGCTGACCGAGCGGGTCAAGCAGGTGCTGCGTGGTGCGGCGCTGGCGCAGGGCGTCGAGGTGGACATCGAGGAGACCGGCGGCTCGACGTCGCTCGACTGCGACGGCGAACTGCTCGACGCGGTGCTCGAAGCCGCGTCGAGGACCGGTCACCCGGCGGTCCGGCTGCACCAGATGGGCGGCAGCGACGACGCGAGCCTGTTCGCCGAGGCCGTCCAGCGCCAGGGTGGGCTCGCGACCTACACGGTCGTCGGCGGCGGAAACCCGGCGCCGCACCACAACCCGTACTTCGACGTCGACGAGGCCGCGCTCCCGGTGGCGGTGGATGTGCTGGAGGCGCTCGTCCGCGGGTGAGCCTTGCTCAGGCGCCGCGCGGTGGCAGGGACTCGTCGGTAACGATGGCGCCCGGGTGGGTGATCACCTTCGCGGCGATGGCGTGGCCCGCCGCGGCCGCGGTGCGCGGGTCGGCGCCGTCGAGGCGTGCGGCCAGGTAGCCGGCGTTGAAGGCGTCCCCCGCCGCGGTGGTGTCCACTGTGGACTCCACGGCGACGGCGGGGACCAGCACCGGCGGCGCGCCGTCCCAGACTACGCAGCCGTTGCCGCCGTCCTTCACCGCGATCTCCGCCACTCCCCACTCCCGCAGGCGTGCCACCGTCGCCGCGGGCGTGGGGTCGGCGAACAGCGCGTGCTCGTCGGAGAACGTCGGCACGGCGATGCTCGTCAGCTCCCAGGTGCGCCGGACGGCGTCGCGCGCCAGCTCCGCGGACTCCCAGCCCGCGGCCCGGTAGTTGCTGTCGAACATCACCCGCGCGCCACGCGCCCGAGCCGTCGCCAGCGCGGCCCAGAGGCGTTCGCGAGCCGCGACCGTCAGCAGCTGCAAGGTGATCGCCGAGAGGTACAGCACGTCGTAGCCGGAGAGGTCCGGGGCGATTCCGAGCGGTAGTAGGTGAAGCTGCGCTCGCCGTGCTCGTCGGTGCGGACGAGGTACAGCCCGGGCTGCGCCCCCGGCACACGATCGACCAGCCGCGTGCCCAGCCCCTCGCCGCGCATCGCGGCGAGGATGCCCGCGCTGTAGTCGTCGTCGCCGAGGCGGGTCAGGTAGTCGACCTCGACCGCCTCCGGCGGGGTGAGCCGCGCGAGGTAGACCGCGGTGTTGAAGGTGTCTCCCGCGTAGCCGAGGGACAGCGTCCGGGCGCCGGTGTGCGTCAGCTCGATCATGCACTCGCCGACGGCGAGCACGCGGGTCGTCAAGTTCGGTTACCTCTGTCTCGAGCGTTCCGGAGAACGGAATAGTATTTCGGCGAGCTGAATGGCAGCCTAGATCCCGGGCGAAAGGGGCGTCAAATGCCGGTCAGCGCGGAGGGCAGCGCGCTCCGGGCGCTGCGCGTGCTCGAAGCCGTGGGCGCGGCGGGCGGGCCGCACCGGCTGGGCCGGATCGCCCAGGAGACCGGGGTGACCAAACCGAGCACGCACCGGATCCTGCACGGGCTGGTCGCCGCCGGGTACGCGGCGACCGACGGCGACGGGACATACGGGCTCGGCCCGCGGGCCTTCGCGTTGTCGGCGCTGTTCGCGTCCGGACAGCACGGCGAACCGGTCCTGCGCCGCCTGCGGGACGAGACCGGTCAGCCGGTGCACGTGGCGCTGCGCAGCGGCAACCAGGCGATCTACGTGCAGAAGCTCGACACCGACCGCCCCTACCGGATGGCCTCGCGCGTCGGCGGCCAGATTCCCTTGCACTGCACGGCGATCGGGAAGGCCATCCTCGCGCACCTCGACCCGGCGCAGCGGCGCGCGCTGCTGGCCGAGACGGGCCTGCCCGCGCCAACGGCGCGCACCCACACAGACCTCGCCGCCCTCGAAGCCGAGCTGCGGAAGGTGCGGGCACTCGGCTACGCGGTCGACGACGAGGAGAACGAGGAAACCGTCCGCTGCATCGGCGCGCCGCTGCTCAATGGCGCCGGTACACCCGTCGGCGGGGTCAGCGTCTCGACGCTCACCTTCGCGGTGCCCGCCGGCGAGCTGCTCGCCCACGTCCCCCACCTGCTCGGCGCGGCCCGCCTGCTCGCGCGGGCTACACCTAGAGCGTGAGCGGCTTGACCGGCGAGCCGATGGCCTCGGGGGTGTCCCAGTCCACCCCGGGAATGTCGACGTAGAGCTCGATCTCGTTGCCGTCGGGATCGGCGATGTACAGGCTGTGCGTGGCGGTGTGGTCGCTCATCCCCAGTACCGGGGTGCCGGTCTGCTCGAGCTTCGCCAGCGCCTCGCGCAGCTCGTCGTCGGTGGTGCCGATCTTGAGGCCGAAGTGGTAGAGCCCGACGCGGCGCCCCTCGGGCTGGGCCGCGGCGTCCTCGCCGACCTCGATCAGCAACAGCTCGTGGTGCGTGCGCCCGGACGGCGCGTTGAACGCCGCGAACGGCTTGCGGTCCAGCTCGCCGTCGACGCCGCGGGCGGGCAGGATCTGCCGCCAGCCGAGCACGTCCCGGTAGAAGCGGGTGGACCGCTCGATGTCCCGGACGTAGAGCACCAGATGCCCGAGCTCTCTGACCTCCACCACACACCTCCGGTGAATTTGAATCTTCAACCGGTAAGCATACGGGAAGGACCTCGCCCGTGCCGGACACCGTTCAGCGCCGCACCAGGTACCGCAGGTGGGTGACCCGCTTGCCCTCGACCACCTGGACCGGCCCGTCGAGCCGGACGCTGGGGTCGATGTCGTCGAAGTAGCCGATGCCGCGGCCGAGGAACACGGGCACGAGGTCGATCCTGACCTCGACGAGCAGCCCGGCGTTGAGCGCCAGCTGCGCCACCGACGCGCCGGACAACCCGATGTTCCCGCCGCCGGCGACCGCCTTCGCCTGGCGGACCGCGCTGGGCACGCCGTCGTGGACGAAGGTGTACGGCACGCCGTCCTCGATGGGTGGCCAGCTCTCCGGCGGCGCCCGGGGCGTCACGACGAAGGTCGGCTGCCCGCCGGGCGGCCGCCCGCCCCAGCCGTTCGTGTAGTCGAAGACGCCGCGCCCGCACACGAACGCGCCGGGCTCACCTTCCTTCGTGGGCATCGTCCCGGTCCAGTACCGCGCACTGGGCTCGGTCATGTGAACAGTGGTCCGACGTGCCCGTCCACGTCGGCGATGAACCCGTCCAGTGACGTCGAGAAGCTCGCGAACACGGTCATGGCAGACAAGACCTGGCGCGGGCGGGAAACTCATCGCCGCCCGGGTCAGGCGTCGTGGTCCGTGGCGATCACGGTGGCGAGCGCGCTCAGCGCCGCTTCGGCCTCGGCGCCGTCGGCACGCAGCACGACCTCGTCCCCACCGCGCGCGCCGAGGCCCATCACCGACAGCAGGCTCCGCGCGTCGACGGGCTCGCCGTCACCGACGCCGATGGTCACCGGCACCGGCTGCGCCGCGGCGGCCTTGACGAACAGGGCGGCCGGGCGGGCGTGCAACCCCACCGACGAACCGACGATCACCCGGCGTTCCAGCATCACGACTCCTCGAGGAAAAGACCCAGCGGGTTGCCCCGACGATACCCAACGTGCGCCGAAAGGTCTAGACCACACTCGCCCGCCGCGGGGCACCGGTACTGCCGCGCACCATCAGCTTCGGCTGCAGCACCAGCTCCCGCGGCGCCAGGCCCGGGTCCTCCAGCCGCTCGACGACGGTGCGCACCGCCAGCTCCGCCTGGCGCAGCGGATCCTGCCGCACGGTGGTCAGGTCGATGTGCGAGAGCTGGGCGAGGTTGCTGTCGTCGAAACCGGCCACCGACAGGTCGCCCGGCACGTCCAGGCCCGCCCGCCAGGCCGCGTCCAGGAAGCCGACCGCGGACCGGTCGTTGCTGGCGAAGACGGCGGTCGGCAGCCGGTCGCGCTCGGCCAGCAGCACTGCCGCCGCCCGCGCCCCGGCGTCCTCGGTGTGGTCGCCGGGCAGTACCCGGATCTGCTCGGCCAGCCCGTGCCGCCGCATCGCGCCCAGGTACGCGCGGCGGCGCTCGGCCGCCCCCGCCTCGTCCCCGCCGTCGATGTGCAGGATCGCCGAGTGCCCCAGCTCGACCAGGTAGTCGATGACCTGGCGGACCCCCTTGGCCTCGTCGACGTGCACCGAGTCGACGGAGGCGCCGGGAAACCGGCGGCCGACCACCACGGCCGGCACCCGCTCGCCCAGTTCGGCGACGTAGTCGGCCTCGAGGTAGCCGCCGAGCAGGAGCAGCCCCTCGCAGCGGTGGCCCAGCAGCGCGTCGACCGCGTGGTGCTCGTCGCGCGCCGGGAGCGCGGCCGAGAGCAGGATCTCGTAGCCGAGCTGCTCAGCGGCCGGGTACACCGCCTCGATCAGGTCGGCGTGGAAGGCGTTGCGGATGGTGAACACCACCCCGAGCATCCGGCTGCGCGCGCGGGCGAGCATGCGGGCGGCGCTGTCGGGCCGGTAGCCCAGCTCGCGGGCGGCGGCGAACACCTTTTCCCTGGTCTCGTCGCTCGCGCCGGGCTCGTTGCGGAAGACCAGGGAGACCAGCGCGCGAGACACGCCGATGCGGGCCGCGACATCGGCCATCGTCGGGCGCCGCTCCCGCGCGCGGTTGCCTGCCATTCCCCGATCCTGCCTTCCCCCGCCCGAACCGATACGCCGAGGGTCTTGACA
Proteins encoded in this region:
- a CDS encoding amidohydrolase; this encodes MDLVTLRRDVHAHPEPAFCELRTAALVLAHLRELPAEIRTGALALDGIPAYPDEAALARFAGLAIDSGADAGDVTALTREGTAIVAELAGSRPGPTWALRFDMDALPVTEAGESRHLPAAEGFRSSYEGFMHACGHDGHVAIGLALAGRLADRDFAGKVRFLFQPAEEGGRGARAMLGAGVVDGVDRFAALHLGLDLPAGTVAAGITGIFATTKMRARFTGVASHAAAAPQDGRNALLAAATAVLGIHGLPRFSTADTRVNVGTLRAEGNVNIVPALAELTCEARSRDGAVNAELTERVKQVLRGAALAQGVEVDIEETGGSTSLDCDGELLDAVLEAASRTGHPAVRLHQMGGSDDASLFAEAVQRQGGLATYTVVGGGNPAPHHNPYFDVDEAALPVAVDVLEALVRG
- a CDS encoding PfkB family carbohydrate kinase → MLYLSAITLQLLTVAARERLWAALATARARGARVMFDSNYRAAGWESAELARDAVRRTWELTSIAVPTFSDEHALFADPTPAATVARLREWGVAEIAVKDGGNGCVVWDGAPPVLVPAVAVESTVDTTAAGDAFNAGYLAARLDGADPRTAAAAGHAIAAKVITHPGAIVTDESLPPRGA
- a CDS encoding PfkB family carbohydrate kinase, with amino-acid sequence MTTRVLAVGECMIELTHTGARTLSLGYAGDTFNTAVYLARLTPPEAVEVDYLTRLGDDDYSAGILAAMRGEGLGTRLVDRVPGAQPGLYLVRTDEHGERSFTYYRSESPRTSPATTCCTSRRSPCSC
- a CDS encoding IclR family transcriptional regulator, with translation MPVSAEGSALRALRVLEAVGAAGGPHRLGRIAQETGVTKPSTHRILHGLVAAGYAATDGDGTYGLGPRAFALSALFASGQHGEPVLRRLRDETGQPVHVALRSGNQAIYVQKLDTDRPYRMASRVGGQIPLHCTAIGKAILAHLDPAQRRALLAETGLPAPTARTHTDLAALEAELRKVRALGYAVDDEENEETVRCIGAPLLNGAGTPVGGVSVSTLTFAVPAGELLAHVPHLLGAARLLARATPRA
- a CDS encoding VOC family protein — protein: MEVRELGHLVLYVRDIERSTRFYRDVLGWRQILPARGVDGELDRKPFAAFNAPSGRTHHELLLIEVGEDAAAQPEGRRVGLYHFGLKIGTTDDELREALAKLEQTGTPVLGMSDHTATHSLYIADPDGNEIELYVDIPGVDWDTPEAIGSPVKPLTL
- a CDS encoding dihydrofolate reductase family protein → MTEPSARYWTGTMPTKEGEPGAFVCGRGVFDYTNGWGGRPPGGQPTFVVTPRAPPESWPPIEDGVPYTFVHDGVPSAVRQAKAVAGGGNIGLSGASVAQLALNAGLLVEVRIDLVPVFLGRGIGYFDDIDPSVRLDGPVQVVEGKRVTHLRYLVRR
- a CDS encoding HPr family phosphocarrier protein; translated protein: MLERRVIVGSSVGLHARPAALFVKAAAAQPVPVTIGVGDGEPVDARSLLSVMGLGARGGDEVVLRADGAEAEAALSALATVIATDHDA
- a CDS encoding LacI family DNA-binding transcriptional regulator, which encodes MAGNRARERRPTMADVAARIGVSRALVSLVFRNEPGASDETREKVFAAARELGYRPDSAARMLARARSRMLGVVFTIRNAFHADLIEAVYPAAEQLGYEILLSAALPARDEHHAVDALLGHRCEGLLLLGGYLEADYVAELGERVPAVVVGRRFPGASVDSVHVDEAKGVRQVIDYLVELGHSAILHIDGGDEAGAAERRRAYLGAMRRHGLAEQIRVLPGDHTEDAGARAAAVLLAERDRLPTAVFASNDRSAVGFLDAAWRAGLDVPGDLSVAGFDDSNLAQLSHIDLTTVRQDPLRQAELAVRTVVERLEDPGLAPRELVLQPKLMVRGSTGAPRRASVV